In the uncultured Methanobacterium sp. genome, one interval contains:
- a CDS encoding ribosome assembly factor SBDS, whose amino-acid sequence MITLEDAVLARLEYYGERFEILVDPDLASDFKKGEDIKIEEILAVEEVFKDAKKGDKASEEAMNKAFDTTDPLEAAVIIIRKGQVQLTAQQRREMQEDKRRMVVAKIAREAINPQTKLPHPARRIEIAMEEAKIRVDPFKSVDEQVNITLKAIRRLIPIRLEKVRVAIHIPGEDTGRVYGVIPEYGKTIKEEWQQDGSWVAVVEIPGGMQEGFYQKLSEITHGQVESKLLE is encoded by the coding sequence ATGATCACCCTGGAAGATGCAGTTTTAGCCCGCCTGGAATACTACGGGGAACGTTTTGAGATTCTGGTGGATCCAGATCTGGCATCTGACTTTAAAAAGGGAGAAGATATCAAAATTGAAGAGATATTGGCTGTTGAAGAGGTTTTCAAGGATGCTAAGAAGGGGGATAAAGCATCGGAAGAGGCAATGAATAAGGCCTTTGATACCACTGATCCCCTGGAAGCTGCTGTTATCATCATCCGTAAAGGGCAGGTCCAACTCACCGCCCAACAACGGAGGGAGATGCAGGAGGATAAGAGGAGAATGGTCGTGGCTAAAATTGCTCGAGAAGCCATAAACCCTCAGACAAAGCTCCCCCACCCTGCTAGAAGGATTGAAATAGCCATGGAAGAGGCTAAAATCCGGGTGGATCCCTTTAAAAGTGTGGATGAACAGGTGAACATCACTCTAAAAGCCATCCGTAGGTTAATACCCATAAGACTTGAAAAAGTTAGAGTAGCTATCCACATACCTGGAGAAGACACCGGACGGGTCTATGGAGTTATACCTGAATATGGAAAAACCATAAAGGAAGAATGGCAACAGGACGGATCATGGGTTGCTGTAGTGGAAATCCCTGGGGGTATGCAGGAAGGTTTCTATCAAAAACTCTCAGAAATTACCCATGGACAGGTTGAATCCAAACTCTTAGAATAA
- the psmA gene encoding archaeal proteasome endopeptidase complex subunit alpha, which yields MQPFPAAGYDKGISIFSPDGRLFQVEYAREAVKRGTTSLGVKSSEGIVLVVDKRPSSKLVEPTSIEKIFQIDEHIGAATSGLVADARKLVEQARMESQVNKITFNEPIPVEMLAKKICDMKQMYTQHGGVRPFGSALIIGGVNDNGCRLFETDPSGALIEYKATAIGAGRALAMEVFEKSYSEDMKIAEAMELALDAIYEATEGKTTKESVEIAVIEKANHKYRKLSEDEIEEHVEELLIRKSKEGEEEEE from the coding sequence ATGCAACCGTTCCCAGCAGCAGGATATGATAAAGGTATATCTATTTTTAGCCCAGATGGAAGGCTATTTCAGGTTGAATATGCAAGAGAAGCTGTAAAAAGAGGTACAACTTCATTAGGAGTGAAATCATCCGAGGGGATTGTGCTGGTGGTAGATAAAAGACCCAGCAGCAAACTGGTGGAACCCACCTCCATCGAAAAGATATTCCAGATTGACGAACACATAGGAGCCGCTACTTCTGGTCTGGTGGCTGATGCCCGGAAACTCGTTGAACAGGCCCGAATGGAATCTCAGGTCAACAAGATCACCTTCAACGAACCCATACCAGTTGAAATGCTGGCCAAGAAGATCTGTGATATGAAACAGATGTACACTCAGCACGGTGGAGTCCGGCCATTCGGTTCTGCACTGATCATTGGTGGAGTCAACGATAACGGATGTCGGTTGTTCGAAACAGACCCTAGTGGGGCTTTAATCGAATACAAGGCCACTGCCATTGGGGCAGGAAGGGCCTTGGCCATGGAAGTCTTTGAAAAAAGTTACAGTGAAGATATGAAAATCGCTGAAGCCATGGAACTGGCACTGGATGCAATCTACGAGGCAACTGAAGGTAAAACCACTAAAGAAAGCGTAGAAATTGCAGTCATTGAAAAAGCCAATCATAAATATCGCAAACTCTCAGAAGATGAAATAGAAGAACATGTAGAAGAACTCCTCATCCGTAAGTCCAAGGAGGGTGAGGAAGAAGAGGAATAA
- a CDS encoding Rpp14/Pop5 family protein — translation MKLKILPTHLRDKKRYLAFQAFSEIPLQREDVISLVTESSGNLYGSCGTSKLGLWVVKVWNYPVTGNDYPTTGKSNSVTGNDYPTTGNSYSATANNYPATGRHVVKGIIRCKRDEVDRARAVIPTITKFHGKKVVFQTLGISGTIKAAITNFIKLKAADE, via the coding sequence ATGAAGCTTAAAATACTACCCACACACCTTAGAGATAAGAAAAGATACCTGGCCTTCCAGGCTTTCTCAGAAATTCCCCTCCAGCGAGAGGATGTGATATCCCTGGTTACAGAGTCATCTGGAAACCTTTATGGATCCTGTGGAACCAGCAAACTGGGCTTGTGGGTGGTAAAGGTCTGGAACTATCCCGTTACTGGAAATGATTATCCTACAACCGGAAAGAGTAATTCTGTCACTGGAAATGATTATCCTACAACTGGGAATAGTTATTCTGCAACTGCAAATAATTATCCTGCTACTGGAAGGCACGTGGTTAAGGGAATCATCCGATGTAAACGGGATGAAGTAGATCGCGCCCGGGCAGTCATTCCTACCATAACTAAATTTCACGGAAAAAAGGTGGTTTTCCAGACTCTGGGAATTTCTGGAACCATTAAGGCAGCAATAACAAACTTTATTAAATTGAAAGCAGCAGATGAGTAA
- a CDS encoding RNase P subunit p30 family protein produces MFFDLHIHGGPELAIDAGNIGYHGVGLTVYSRDCLNQPETIKNLRKSINDLNEELNLNEDGDKPISIQLCVEIEAKNQEDLRKQVQRFRKKADVILVHGGDLKINRAATEDPRVDILSHPYRSRFDSGVNHVLAVKAAENRVALEINLKYFLLTRPNQQYRVLNQFQQIMKLHRKYGVPVIITSDTNSFYGLRNPRGIIALAACFGMTNDEAMSALSKTPQEIIQRNKIRDKVIVPGVRLME; encoded by the coding sequence ATGTTTTTTGATTTACATATTCATGGTGGTCCTGAACTGGCCATAGATGCTGGAAACATAGGATACCATGGAGTAGGGTTGACTGTTTATTCCAGAGATTGTTTAAATCAACCTGAAACCATTAAAAACCTGCGTAAAAGCATTAATGATCTGAATGAAGAATTGAACCTGAATGAAGATGGGGATAAACCCATTTCTATCCAGCTATGTGTGGAGATAGAGGCTAAAAATCAGGAAGATCTCCGAAAACAGGTACAAAGATTTCGTAAGAAAGCTGATGTTATACTGGTTCATGGTGGTGACCTTAAAATAAACAGAGCTGCCACCGAAGATCCTCGTGTTGATATCCTAAGCCATCCTTATCGTAGCCGGTTTGATAGTGGTGTTAACCATGTTTTGGCAGTTAAAGCAGCTGAAAACAGGGTTGCATTAGAAATAAACCTGAAATATTTCCTTTTAACTCGCCCTAACCAGCAATACCGGGTTTTAAATCAGTTTCAGCAGATTATGAAGTTGCATCGTAAATACGGAGTCCCGGTTATAATCACCAGTGACACCAATTCATTTTACGGGCTGCGCAACCCCCGAGGTATAATAGCACTGGCTGCCTGTTTTGGAATGACTAACGATGAGGCCATGAGTGCATTGTCAAAAACTCCACAGGAAATTATCCAAAGAAATAAAATAAGAGATAAAGTCATAGTCCCCGGGGTACGTTTAATGGAATAA
- a CDS encoding RNA-binding protein — protein sequence MIHNLSYRAFVYGTENEEKVREALFTLLPTAQPHKETTEGYHKNQVIILQGKITKKRELKDFLEKLHSLKPSAKKRILRELEDKMDERGNLFLRFDKQSAYLGNLLVVEHGDALHLKMKIAAYPSRKEEALKVARQIFE from the coding sequence ATGATACACAACCTCTCCTACCGGGCCTTTGTTTACGGAACTGAAAACGAAGAGAAGGTGAGGGAGGCGTTATTTACCCTCCTCCCCACTGCCCAACCTCATAAGGAAACCACTGAAGGTTACCACAAAAATCAGGTTATCATTCTCCAGGGAAAAATCACCAAAAAAAGGGAACTCAAAGATTTCCTGGAAAAATTACATTCACTAAAACCCTCGGCCAAAAAAAGGATTCTAAGGGAACTTGAAGACAAAATGGATGAACGAGGGAACCTTTTTCTTAGATTTGATAAACAGAGTGCCTATCTAGGAAATCTTCTGGTAGTGGAGCATGGTGATGCCCTGCACCTGAAGATGAAAATAGCAGCCTATCCTTCTCGGAAAGAAGAGGCTCTAAAGGTGGCCAGACAGATATTTGAATAA
- a CDS encoding 50S ribosomal protein L15e, with protein sequence MYSYIKDAWKNPDESYVKELMQQRAPQWRKESVITRVERPTRLDRARSLGYKAKKGYVVVRTRVRRGGRRKTRFTAGRKPKRQGVKKITPKKSIQRIAEERVARRYPNLEVLNSYWVWEDGKFKFFEVILVDPNHPVIKNDPKINWICDNHHRGRAFRGLTSEGKKNRGLRNKGKGAEKLR encoded by the coding sequence ATGTACAGTTATATAAAAGATGCCTGGAAAAATCCAGATGAGTCTTATGTAAAAGAATTAATGCAACAGAGAGCTCCCCAGTGGAGAAAAGAAAGTGTAATTACCCGTGTAGAACGACCAACCCGACTAGACCGGGCACGATCCCTAGGATACAAAGCTAAAAAGGGATACGTAGTTGTCAGAACCCGTGTACGTCGTGGTGGACGAAGGAAAACCAGATTCACCGCAGGTCGAAAACCCAAAAGGCAGGGTGTTAAGAAAATAACCCCTAAAAAGTCCATTCAGCGCATAGCTGAAGAAAGGGTAGCACGTAGATACCCCAACTTAGAGGTTTTAAACTCCTACTGGGTATGGGAAGATGGGAAATTCAAATTCTTCGAAGTGATTCTGGTGGATCCTAACCATCCAGTAATCAAAAATGACCCTAAAATCAACTGGATCTGCGATAACCATCACCGCGGAAGAGCATTCCGTGGATTGACCAGTGAAGGTAAGAAAAATAGGGGACTCAGAAATAAAGGTAAAGGAGCGGAGAAATTAAGGTAA
- a CDS encoding MATE family efflux transporter: MKDKSSLPSPTGSDRDESGGDLGEKTEGVAIITGDPKKAIIKLSGPLIVAMILMSAYNLVDAIWVSGLGGNALAAVGFVTPLFMILVGLSNGIGAGATSAISRCIGARNQEGVNNTAMHTLVITIIISVILTVLLEIFLNPVLSALGAGNTIDLAISYGQVTFAGTILMLFTGAAYGILRSEGDTKRTMYAMIISSVVNLVLDPILIYLAGWGIAGAAWATLISQALVSLVILYWFLKKKDTYVNLSWKYFKPDLKVTRSILGVGLPASAEFLVMSAVTAILNVILVQVAGTDAVAVYSAGWRVVMMAIIPMAAVGTAVVTVSGVAYGARKYKNLRIAHSYSIKLGLAVAAITGVLTFIFAPYIAQIFAYSPETAYLAPTIAAFLQVMCVFYLFVPPGIMSSSVFQGVGKGVTSLILTVLRQLIFVAIFAYLLAINFNLGQQGVWWGIVAGDIAGGIVAYIWARLYISRIQRQV, from the coding sequence ATGAAAGATAAAAGTTCATTACCATCACCCACTGGATCAGATAGGGATGAGTCTGGTGGGGATTTAGGAGAAAAAACAGAAGGAGTTGCCATCATAACAGGTGACCCTAAAAAAGCCATAATAAAATTATCAGGACCACTCATTGTGGCCATGATACTGATGTCGGCCTACAACCTGGTGGATGCTATCTGGGTGTCCGGACTTGGTGGAAATGCCCTGGCAGCAGTGGGATTTGTAACACCTCTCTTTATGATACTGGTTGGTCTATCCAACGGTATAGGTGCCGGTGCAACCTCAGCCATCTCCCGGTGTATAGGTGCCCGAAACCAGGAAGGGGTGAACAACACCGCAATGCACACCCTGGTCATTACCATCATTATTTCCGTGATCCTGACAGTACTCCTGGAGATATTTCTAAACCCGGTCCTTTCAGCCCTGGGAGCAGGGAACACCATTGACCTGGCAATATCCTACGGTCAAGTCACCTTCGCTGGAACCATACTCATGCTGTTTACCGGTGCGGCCTACGGAATTCTGCGTTCTGAAGGAGATACCAAGAGGACCATGTATGCCATGATCATATCCTCGGTGGTGAACTTAGTCCTGGATCCAATACTCATTTACCTGGCTGGATGGGGAATTGCCGGAGCAGCATGGGCCACACTAATCTCCCAGGCCCTGGTTTCCCTAGTTATACTTTACTGGTTCTTAAAAAAGAAGGACACCTATGTGAATCTATCCTGGAAGTACTTCAAACCAGATCTAAAAGTAACCAGATCCATCTTAGGAGTGGGATTACCCGCCAGTGCCGAGTTCCTGGTGATGTCTGCAGTGACCGCCATTTTAAATGTGATACTGGTCCAGGTTGCCGGGACTGACGCTGTGGCCGTGTACTCGGCAGGATGGAGGGTGGTAATGATGGCTATAATACCTATGGCTGCGGTGGGAACCGCAGTGGTAACGGTGAGTGGTGTGGCCTACGGAGCCCGAAAATATAAAAACCTGCGCATAGCCCACAGCTACTCCATAAAATTAGGATTAGCCGTAGCTGCAATTACTGGCGTTTTAACTTTTATATTCGCACCCTACATCGCCCAAATATTTGCTTATTCACCAGAAACCGCCTATCTGGCACCCACTATAGCAGCCTTCCTGCAGGTGATGTGTGTATTTTACCTATTCGTACCCCCTGGAATCATGTCTAGTTCTGTTTTCCAGGGAGTGGGAAAGGGTGTAACCTCACTCATCCTGACCGTGCTGAGACAGCTAATCTTTGTAGCCATATTCGCCTACCTCTTGGCCATAAACTTCAACTTAGGCCAGCAGGGAGTATGGTGGGGTATAGTTGCAGGGGACATTGCAGGGGGTATAGTGGCCTACATATGGGCACGCCTGTATATAAGCCGCATTCAACGGCAAGTTTAA
- a CDS encoding MarR family transcriptional regulator, giving the protein MSLDIPFRGIVSIVTRNHYIFMNHELKHLELTEGQVPCLMVLSKKEGITQDDLAKMFHIDKGTIARAIRKLEEKRMVNKVQDPLNRRKYRLSLTPKGEQVIPVILQAEKKWENNIFKGFSSEERSFMLEGMRRLAENSIENCNKRLKDK; this is encoded by the coding sequence ATGTCCTTAGATATCCCATTCAGGGGAATTGTGTCAATAGTAACCCGGAATCACTATATTTTCATGAACCATGAGCTTAAACACCTGGAACTTACTGAAGGACAGGTTCCCTGTCTCATGGTCCTATCCAAAAAAGAGGGAATCACCCAGGATGATCTGGCAAAAATGTTCCACATTGATAAGGGGACCATTGCCAGGGCCATAAGAAAATTAGAGGAAAAAAGAATGGTCAATAAAGTTCAGGACCCTCTAAATCGTCGAAAATATCGGCTTTCCCTTACTCCGAAAGGGGAGCAAGTGATCCCGGTAATTCTTCAGGCAGAGAAGAAATGGGAAAATAATATCTTCAAAGGGTTTTCCTCTGAAGAACGTTCTTTTATGCTGGAAGGAATGAGAAGACTAGCCGAAAACAGTATTGAAAATTGCAATAAACGTTTAAAAGATAAATAA
- a CDS encoding histidine kinase N-terminal 7TM domain-containing protein, which produces MILLISAIILLYLSFYSLKKRSSNLYFYFSLLTLSVFLWCLGSAMEFFSVQMWAKIFWIKISYIGVATAAPLWFIVILEYAQHEKYLKPKYIGMLMVLPLVIILLAFTNDLHGLIWPSITPVSEVTGSLLIYAHGVGFWVNIAYSFILIILGLVVLLRLLMKSPRAYHTQILILITSGVIPLFCSVLYNTDILGIPGLDITPFGLTISGLLLAVSIFKFSLLGIRPIAYEKLFETIKNGFMVFDTNGTLIDVNPAAEMIGITEDDVGKQATELLDKFPEIKEFYNKAGEEKTIFIGDQFNLWIRMQITFLYDKNEFKGRLLTIQDISKLKRAEKDYIDSEERYKNLSELSPDAILVVMGEKIVFANKASATIFGMENPQDLLDKNLFSFYHPDSVETAKKRLHEVFVENKRLDFIEEKIISLDGQLKDIEVGDAPINYNGQRAVQIVARDISQRKKLEEELKNSLKEKDLMMKEIHHRVKNNLMVIQSLLNLQSRYIKDTDARDIFKDSQNRAKSMAMIHESLYQSSDLKRIEFSGYINTLAKNLFYSYAADPKRVKMSVNVDEVMLDINTAIPLGLILTELISNCLKYAFPDGDSGEIRVNFHSSTDEGPHKFRLTVSDNGVGLPPDFDPKKSDSLGIMLIYSLSEQIGALIKLDTSNGTKFDITFQEKLDHS; this is translated from the coding sequence ATCATACTACTTATTAGTGCCATAATACTCCTTTATTTATCGTTTTACAGCCTAAAGAAGCGTTCATCTAATTTATACTTTTATTTTTCCCTACTGACTTTATCTGTATTTTTATGGTGTTTGGGTTCAGCCATGGAATTTTTCAGTGTCCAGATGTGGGCTAAAATATTCTGGATAAAAATCAGTTACATTGGAGTGGCTACCGCGGCACCTTTATGGTTTATTGTGATATTAGAATACGCACAACACGAAAAATACCTTAAACCAAAATATATTGGGATGTTAATGGTTTTGCCCCTGGTCATCATCCTCCTGGCATTTACCAATGATTTACATGGACTCATCTGGCCCAGCATCACCCCGGTTTCGGAGGTTACTGGTTCACTATTAATCTACGCCCATGGAGTGGGATTCTGGGTTAACATTGCCTACAGTTTTATACTCATAATCCTGGGACTGGTAGTCCTGTTAAGGCTCTTAATGAAATCTCCCAGGGCATACCACACCCAAATATTGATCCTGATCACAAGTGGGGTGATACCCCTATTTTGCAGTGTCCTGTACAACACGGATATACTGGGCATCCCTGGACTGGATATAACTCCATTCGGGTTAACTATTTCCGGACTACTACTGGCAGTATCAATTTTTAAATTTTCATTACTGGGTATAAGGCCCATTGCCTATGAAAAACTCTTCGAAACAATAAAAAATGGGTTCATGGTTTTTGATACCAACGGTACCTTAATCGATGTTAACCCTGCTGCAGAAATGATTGGAATAACTGAAGATGATGTGGGGAAACAGGCAACAGAACTACTGGATAAATTCCCTGAAATAAAAGAGTTCTATAATAAAGCTGGTGAAGAAAAAACAATATTTATAGGTGATCAATTCAACCTGTGGATCCGAATGCAGATCACCTTCCTTTATGATAAAAATGAATTTAAAGGACGATTATTAACAATTCAGGATATAAGTAAGCTCAAAAGAGCTGAAAAAGATTATATTGACAGTGAAGAACGTTATAAGAATTTATCTGAACTTTCACCCGATGCAATTCTGGTGGTTATGGGTGAGAAAATCGTTTTCGCCAACAAGGCTTCCGCCACCATATTTGGTATGGAGAATCCTCAAGATCTTTTAGATAAAAATCTTTTCAGTTTTTACCATCCGGATTCAGTGGAAACTGCTAAAAAACGGTTACATGAAGTTTTCGTTGAAAATAAAAGGTTAGATTTCATTGAAGAAAAAATCATATCCCTCGATGGACAACTTAAGGATATTGAAGTAGGGGATGCCCCAATAAACTATAATGGTCAGCGGGCGGTTCAGATCGTGGCCAGGGATATTAGCCAGCGGAAAAAACTGGAGGAAGAACTGAAAAATTCCTTAAAAGAAAAGGATCTGATGATGAAGGAGATCCATCACCGCGTTAAAAATAATCTAATGGTAATTCAAAGTCTTCTTAACCTGCAATCACGGTATATTAAGGATACAGATGCCCGGGATATTTTTAAAGATAGTCAGAACCGTGCGAAATCCATGGCCATGATCCACGAAAGCCTTTACCAGTCCAGTGATCTTAAACGGATAGAATTCAGTGGATACATTAACACTCTGGCCAAAAACCTATTCTACAGCTATGCTGCTGATCCTAAAAGGGTGAAGATGAGTGTTAATGTGGATGAGGTTATGCTGGATATAAACACTGCCATTCCACTGGGACTCATTTTAACAGAATTGATATCCAACTGTTTAAAGTACGCATTTCCCGATGGTGACAGTGGTGAAATAAGGGTGAATTTCCATTCTTCTACTGATGAGGGCCCCCATAAATTTAGGTTAACAGTCAGTGATAATGGAGTTGGTCTCCCTCCAGACTTTGACCCTAAAAAATCGGATTCACTGGGTATAATGTTAATTTACAGTTTATCTGAACAGATCGGTGCTCTAATCAAACTGGACACCAGTAATGGAACTAAATTTGATATAACCTTCCAAGAAAAGCTGGATCATTCTTGA
- a CDS encoding YoaP domain-containing protein, with translation MAEELEIITLNKDNIDTEHICCALGNDKKNQKRAGVKKAWLKDRFVEGHTFKKFNVRGKVFIEYVPAEYAWFPVEAPGYNFIQCLWASGRYKGKGYGSQLLEESEKDSRNNDKNGLVAVTGRKKLPFTVDKKFYLKKGFEICDEAPPYFEMLVKKFSEDAPTPQFTDNAKKAEIPGKTGLTFIYTDMCPFNADYVDIMVDVALKHGFQTEKIKVESLKQAKDLPTPFGIFSVFHNGKFLTHEVMAEKKFDKLLNTIKP, from the coding sequence ATGGCTGAAGAACTGGAGATAATAACTCTGAATAAGGATAACATTGACACTGAACATATCTGCTGTGCACTGGGTAATGATAAAAAGAATCAGAAACGTGCCGGTGTTAAGAAGGCCTGGTTAAAAGATAGATTTGTAGAGGGTCATACCTTTAAAAAGTTCAATGTTCGGGGGAAAGTGTTCATTGAATACGTCCCCGCAGAATATGCTTGGTTTCCAGTTGAGGCTCCGGGTTATAATTTTATTCAGTGTCTCTGGGCATCTGGCAGGTACAAGGGTAAAGGGTACGGCTCCCAATTACTGGAGGAATCGGAGAAGGATTCCCGGAATAATGATAAAAATGGATTAGTAGCAGTAACCGGGCGTAAAAAACTCCCATTTACAGTGGATAAGAAATTCTATCTTAAAAAAGGGTTTGAGATATGCGATGAGGCCCCGCCCTATTTTGAAATGCTGGTGAAGAAATTCTCTGAAGACGCACCCACACCCCAATTCACAGATAATGCAAAAAAAGCTGAGATTCCTGGAAAAACTGGATTAACCTTTATTTACACGGACATGTGTCCATTTAATGCGGATTATGTTGATATTATGGTTGATGTTGCCCTGAAACATGGTTTTCAAACCGAAAAAATCAAGGTGGAAAGTCTTAAGCAGGCTAAAGACTTACCAACTCCCTTTGGGATTTTTAGTGTTTTTCACAATGGAAAATTCTTAACACATGAAGTAATGGCCGAAAAAAAATTTGATAAACTTCTCAACACCATAAAGCCATGA
- a CDS encoding GyrI-like domain-containing protein yields MNTLPDQPKPQKIKITEKLSLKLVGCVYYGDPFHSNREWSSKNEIGVLWGRFYKLYQRLGDSIQKEALGDVAYEVHLQPDDYPETGKFYVYVGVEMKKLEEMPIEMFCKILPPTKYAVFTFKGEDMFRGGEYIWNEWLPNSEYDEAYPYMALAYHKNQYKGMEDPESEVDFYVPVKTR; encoded by the coding sequence ATGAACACTCTCCCGGACCAGCCAAAACCTCAGAAGATTAAGATAACCGAAAAATTAAGTTTAAAATTAGTTGGTTGTGTTTATTATGGGGATCCTTTTCATTCAAATAGAGAATGGAGTTCAAAAAACGAAATTGGAGTTTTATGGGGTCGTTTTTATAAGCTATATCAAAGATTAGGTGATTCAATTCAGAAAGAGGCTTTAGGGGATGTGGCGTATGAAGTACACTTGCAACCAGATGATTACCCTGAGACTGGGAAATTCTATGTTTATGTGGGAGTTGAGATGAAGAAGCTAGAGGAAATGCCCATTGAAATGTTCTGCAAGATTTTACCCCCAACAAAATACGCAGTTTTCACCTTTAAAGGAGAAGATATGTTCAGGGGTGGTGAATACATCTGGAATGAATGGCTTCCCAATTCAGAGTATGATGAAGCTTATCCCTACATGGCACTGGCATACCATAAAAACCAGTATAAAGGCATGGAAGATCCTGAATCTGAAGTTGATTTCTATGTTCCTGTTAAAACTAGGTAA
- the tsaA gene encoding tRNA (N6-threonylcarbamoyladenosine(37)-N6)-methyltransferase TrmO — MKIDSKTIEEKQVASISYIGPVEDMGELIGELTGWIMSKGLKISEPPFVVYYTSPMDVAPEKMEYDVGIPFKGQVKGEGRIKIKIMPQHQVIFSIYQGPYHGVGSAYGIMMEYLFKEGGEMIGAPREIYLNRPQDVNENELLTEIQFPIIPDSCQDETRSGIEFFDIQKTPETYKIFKIGQVVMKNSKTYLEISEPYRLGLKHLAEFGHVMVFWWADKFDNARYRTALRTHPPYATNRLAGVFATRAEYRPNPLALTTCKLIDVNEKEGIVEITGIDAFDGTPIIDLKPYTPSFDRVKEVKMPVWLSFLWPQWKGEY, encoded by the coding sequence ATGAAAATTGATTCAAAAACCATTGAAGAAAAACAAGTAGCCAGCATATCATATATTGGACCAGTAGAAGATATGGGAGAATTAATAGGGGAATTAACTGGTTGGATAATGAGTAAAGGATTAAAAATCAGCGAACCACCATTTGTAGTATACTACACCAGCCCCATGGATGTGGCCCCCGAAAAGATGGAATACGATGTAGGAATACCATTCAAAGGACAGGTAAAGGGTGAAGGAAGGATCAAAATAAAGATAATGCCCCAACACCAGGTTATCTTCAGTATTTACCAGGGACCTTACCATGGAGTGGGTTCAGCTTATGGGATAATGATGGAGTACCTTTTTAAAGAAGGGGGTGAAATGATCGGGGCTCCCCGTGAGATTTACCTTAACCGCCCCCAGGATGTAAATGAAAACGAGCTTTTGACTGAGATACAGTTTCCCATTATTCCTGATTCATGTCAGGATGAAACCAGATCCGGCATAGAATTCTTTGACATTCAAAAGACCCCTGAGACTTATAAAATCTTTAAAATTGGACAGGTGGTAATGAAAAATTCCAAAACCTATCTGGAAATTTCAGAACCTTACCGTCTAGGATTAAAGCACTTAGCAGAATTTGGTCATGTCATGGTATTCTGGTGGGCAGATAAATTTGACAATGCCAGATACAGGACTGCATTACGTACCCATCCACCATACGCTACCAATCGCCTAGCCGGGGTTTTTGCCACCCGTGCTGAGTACCGGCCCAATCCTCTGGCATTAACCACCTGCAAATTAATTGATGTTAATGAAAAAGAGGGAATTGTGGAAATTACTGGTATTGATGCTTTTGATGGTACACCTATTATTGATCTAAAACCATACACACCATCCTTTGATCGTGTGAAGGAAGTTAAGATGCCAGTATGGCTTTCGTTCCTATGGCCACAGTGGAAAGGGGAATATTAA